One Sodalinema gerasimenkoae IPPAS B-353 DNA segment encodes these proteins:
- a CDS encoding CTP synthase gives MTKFIFITGGVVSSIGKGIVAASLGRLLKSRNYSVSILKLDPYINVDPGTMSPFQHGEVFVTQDGAETDLDLGHYERFTDTSMSRLNSVTTGSIYQSVINKERRGDYEGGTVQVIPHITGEIRSRIRRVARNTSPDIVIAEIGGTVGDIESLPFLEAIRQFRKDVGRENLMYVHVTLMPWLRAAGEMKTKPTQHSVKELRSIGIQPDMLVCRCERPLTEGLKEKLSEFCDVPVKRVITAPDASSIYEVPLVLEQEGLAQSVLDCLHLEQRDPDLEGWRTLIDRMKNPKRELEIAIVGKYIQLSDAYLSVVEALTHAAVQCGSHLKLRWVNSEDLEQFPAADQLQGVAGIVVPGGFGSRGVDGKINAIRHAREQKIPFLGLCLGMQCAVIEWARNVAHLDDANSSEFDPNTSNPVISLLPEQEDVVDLGGTMRLGLYPCRLTEGTRTFNSYSQEVVYERHRHRYEFNNAYRSLFLETGYSISGTSPDGRLVEIIEMPNHPFFVATQFHPEFESRPNHPHPVIEGFIKTALGLTGGLTPETPSSEGVDETLESAAQVL, from the coding sequence ATGACCAAATTTATCTTCATCACCGGCGGCGTCGTCTCCAGTATTGGCAAAGGCATCGTCGCCGCCAGTTTAGGGCGTTTACTCAAGTCCCGAAACTACTCCGTCTCCATCCTCAAACTCGACCCCTATATTAACGTCGATCCGGGAACCATGAGTCCCTTCCAACATGGAGAAGTCTTCGTCACCCAAGACGGGGCCGAAACCGACCTCGACCTGGGCCATTACGAACGCTTCACCGACACCTCCATGTCGCGCCTAAACAGCGTCACCACCGGGTCCATCTACCAATCCGTCATCAACAAAGAACGGCGAGGGGACTACGAAGGGGGAACCGTCCAAGTCATCCCCCATATTACCGGCGAAATCCGCTCTCGCATTCGTCGCGTCGCCCGCAACACCAGCCCCGACATCGTCATCGCCGAAATCGGCGGAACCGTGGGCGACATCGAATCCCTGCCCTTTCTCGAAGCCATCCGACAATTCCGTAAAGACGTGGGCCGAGAAAACCTCATGTACGTCCATGTCACCCTCATGCCCTGGCTACGGGCCGCCGGGGAAATGAAAACCAAACCCACCCAGCATTCCGTCAAAGAACTGCGATCGATTGGGATTCAACCAGATATGCTCGTCTGTCGCTGTGAACGTCCCCTCACCGAAGGTCTCAAAGAGAAACTCTCGGAATTTTGCGACGTTCCCGTTAAGCGCGTCATCACCGCCCCCGATGCCAGCAGTATCTACGAAGTGCCTCTCGTCCTCGAACAAGAAGGCCTAGCCCAGTCCGTCCTCGACTGTCTACACCTAGAACAGCGAGATCCCGACCTCGAAGGCTGGCGAACCCTCATCGATCGCATGAAGAACCCCAAACGGGAACTCGAAATCGCCATCGTCGGCAAATACATCCAACTCTCCGACGCCTATCTCTCCGTCGTCGAAGCCCTCACCCATGCCGCCGTCCAATGTGGCAGTCACCTCAAACTGCGCTGGGTCAACTCCGAAGACCTCGAACAATTCCCCGCCGCCGACCAACTGCAAGGCGTTGCCGGAATCGTCGTTCCTGGAGGCTTCGGCAGTCGCGGCGTAGACGGCAAAATCAACGCCATCCGCCATGCCCGAGAACAGAAAATTCCCTTCCTGGGCCTCTGTCTCGGAATGCAATGTGCCGTCATCGAATGGGCCCGCAATGTGGCCCATCTCGACGATGCCAACAGTTCCGAATTTGACCCCAACACCTCCAACCCCGTCATCAGTCTCCTCCCGGAACAAGAAGACGTGGTGGACCTAGGGGGAACCATGCGCCTGGGCCTCTATCCCTGTCGCCTCACGGAAGGAACCCGCACCTTCAACAGCTACAGCCAAGAAGTGGTCTATGAACGCCATCGCCACCGCTACGAATTCAACAACGCCTATCGCAGTTTATTCCTCGAAACCGGCTACAGCATCAGTGGCACCTCCCCCGACGGTCGTTTAGTGGAAATCATCGAGATGCCCAACCATCCCTTCTTCGTCGCCACCCAATTCCACCCCGAATTTGAATCTCGTCCCAACCATCCCCATCCCGTCATCGAAGGTTTCATCAAAACCGCCCTGGGTCTGACGGGCGGACTTACCCCTGAGACCCCTAGCAGCGAGGGTGTCGACGAGACCCTAGAGTCTGCGGCCCAAGTGTTGTAA
- a CDS encoding class I SAM-dependent methyltransferase — MASKQTTKPTTLWDRFLGSMLNPLLDQEAMNRQFERIDWPTECDRLSTPGLVYPEYYQSQNFHGVTGGYLSPGAAVSYDPITQYVLPPNEDWVRQGVVEAVRSQPRRILDLGCGTGSTTLLLKRTFPEAQVVGLDLSPYMLVMAQHKATGEGLKVDWRQGKAEETGFEDNSFDLISLSLLFHETPPAVSQAILGECFRLLPVGGEVVVLDGNQDSLRQTPWLLEVFEEPYIAEYAQGDVADWMEQAGFASVETRTHWWIHQVTRGVKPLPGQDSIRDEFPREGDMAFA, encoded by the coding sequence ATGGCTTCTAAACAGACGACGAAACCGACAACCCTTTGGGACCGTTTTTTGGGGTCGATGTTAAACCCCCTATTGGACCAGGAGGCGATGAATCGCCAGTTTGAACGGATTGATTGGCCCACCGAGTGCGATCGCCTCTCGACGCCGGGGCTGGTTTATCCTGAGTATTATCAGTCCCAGAATTTTCATGGGGTTACAGGGGGCTATCTCAGTCCCGGGGCAGCGGTGTCTTATGATCCGATTACTCAGTATGTGTTGCCTCCCAATGAGGACTGGGTACGGCAGGGGGTGGTTGAGGCGGTGCGATCGCAACCTCGCCGGATTCTGGATTTGGGCTGTGGAACGGGATCGACGACCTTATTGTTGAAGCGAACGTTTCCCGAGGCCCAGGTGGTGGGATTGGATTTGTCCCCCTATATGTTGGTGATGGCCCAGCATAAGGCCACGGGGGAAGGGTTAAAGGTGGACTGGCGACAGGGGAAGGCGGAGGAGACGGGATTTGAGGACAACAGTTTTGATCTGATTTCTCTGTCGTTGCTGTTCCATGAAACGCCCCCGGCGGTGAGTCAGGCAATTTTAGGGGAATGCTTCCGCCTGTTGCCGGTCGGCGGGGAGGTGGTGGTTCTTGATGGCAATCAGGACAGTTTACGGCAAACCCCCTGGTTGTTGGAGGTGTTTGAGGAACCCTATATAGCTGAGTATGCCCAGGGGGATGTGGCGGACTGGATGGAACAGGCAGGATTCGCTAGCGTAGAAACACGGACTCATTGGTGGATTCATCAGGTGACCCGAGGGGTGAAGCCGTTACCGGGCCAGGACTCGATTCGGGATGAGTTCCCCAGAGAAGGAGACATGGCGTTTGCCTAA
- a CDS encoding HAD family hydrolase: MVLKAVIFDFNGVIINDEAIHLELIAQLLLSENLRPDPEEIQSVCLGRSDRAGLQALWERQGRVLTPESLQELMERKSQGYRQRIEALAELPSYPGLVDFILKLRLKNLRLALVTGALRQEVESVLDQMELLSQFPVRVTGDDTVASKPDPEGYLLAVQGLNEQHPELALQPQDCLAIEDSPAGIEAARRAGMQVVGVANTYPVHMLQRRVDWVVDELGELELERVQAAFNPTPAVSL, encoded by the coding sequence ATGGTATTAAAAGCGGTTATTTTTGATTTTAATGGCGTCATTATTAATGATGAGGCAATTCATCTGGAGTTGATTGCTCAGTTGCTATTGTCGGAGAACTTACGACCCGATCCAGAGGAGATTCAATCGGTCTGTTTGGGGAGGAGCGATCGCGCGGGCCTACAGGCGTTATGGGAGCGTCAGGGCCGGGTGTTAACCCCCGAGTCGTTGCAGGAGTTGATGGAACGCAAGTCTCAGGGCTATCGTCAACGGATTGAGGCCTTGGCTGAGTTACCGAGTTATCCGGGGTTGGTTGATTTTATCCTCAAGTTACGGCTGAAGAATTTACGCTTAGCACTGGTGACTGGGGCCTTGCGGCAAGAGGTGGAGTCGGTGTTAGACCAGATGGAATTGTTGTCCCAGTTTCCCGTGCGGGTGACGGGGGATGATACGGTGGCCAGTAAGCCTGACCCTGAGGGCTATTTGTTGGCGGTGCAGGGGTTAAATGAACAGCATCCTGAGTTGGCGTTGCAGCCGCAGGACTGTTTGGCGATTGAGGATAGTCCAGCGGGGATTGAGGCGGCCCGACGGGCGGGAATGCAGGTGGTGGGGGTGGCGAATACCTATCCGGTGCATATGTTACAGCGGCGGGTGGATTGGGTCGTCGATGAGTTGGGCGAGTTGGAGTTGGAGCGGGTTCAGGCGGCGTTTAACCCCACTCCGGCGGTGAGTTTATGA
- a CDS encoding DUF2283 domain-containing protein, which produces MALTQDALKYLKFLPILQELPKRQFTLLYDSEADVLYIDFYSPPRDCEDTELTDDDIVIRYDTLDEVVGLTVLHASSR; this is translated from the coding sequence ATGGCCTTAACTCAAGACGCTTTAAAGTATCTGAAATTCCTTCCGATTTTACAAGAATTACCGAAACGTCAGTTTACGCTGTTATATGATTCTGAGGCAGATGTCCTCTATATTGATTTTTATAGTCCTCCCCGGGACTGTGAGGATACGGAGTTAACGGATGATGATATTGTGATTCGTTATGATACGCTCGACGAGGTGGTGGGATTGACGGTGCTTCATGCGAGTTCCCGTTAA
- the csx18 gene encoding CRISPR-associated protein Csx18 has product MYLSVPRILLRHTVVALLNGGITLVILLIAPLGLPAVITHTLLVAGASLVSSALVDGVVRFLSPTPTVMLGNAKVERPASTLSRRQLDDIDRR; this is encoded by the coding sequence ATGTATCTATCGGTTCCTAGAATTTTGTTGCGCCATACGGTGGTGGCCCTGTTGAACGGCGGGATCACTTTGGTGATTCTGCTGATTGCTCCCCTCGGCTTGCCCGCCGTGATTACCCATACCCTCTTGGTGGCAGGCGCCAGCCTGGTGTCTTCCGCCTTGGTCGATGGAGTGGTGCGGTTTCTCTCTCCCACCCCCACGGTGATGTTGGGAAATGCCAAGGTTGAGCGGCCCGCCTCAACCCTCTCCCGCCGTCAGCTCGATGATATCGACCGCCGTTAA
- the csx18 gene encoding CRISPR-associated protein Csx18, translating to MYLSIRGLLIRHLAVALTNGVLTWMILQMPRLGTAAVVTSTVLVTVSTLITSLCLDGFIRILTPAEVELLRQAQEMTASLSDSPEDEIHRF from the coding sequence ATGTATTTATCTATTCGTGGTCTGCTGATTCGCCATCTGGCCGTAGCCCTCACCAATGGCGTCCTCACCTGGATGATTCTGCAAATGCCCCGTCTCGGCACGGCGGCAGTGGTCACCAGTACTGTGTTGGTGACGGTGTCAACCCTCATCACTTCCCTCTGTCTGGACGGATTTATTCGGATTCTGACTCCCGCTGAGGTGGAGTTGTTGCGTCAGGCTCAGGAGATGACCGCCTCCCTCTCGGATTCCCCGGAGGATGAGATTCATCGGTTCTAG
- the cas1 gene encoding CRISPR-associated endonuclease Cas1, with translation MQTLYVSQQGCYVCVKGEELLVKQKEKILGTVQLPLLEMVLIFGQSQMTTQAIRSCLWRNIPIAYLSRMGYCYGRILPIERGYRQLARYQQLLTSVDRLLVARQMVQGKLRNSRTILSRQNRRRPVLDLQGILQQLEYLTDKAGRAESLDQLLGYEGAGAAQYFSGFGESLQGRDFVFMGRSRRPPGNPVNAMLSFGYQVLWNHLLTLIELQGLDPYLSCLHEGHDGHAALASDLIEEFRAPFVDSLVLYLVNRNMMSATDDFIHHQGGYYLNDTGRRKFLRAFLLRMEETVTDESGQEQPKWDLLQQQVKAYKRFVYKPVLGYSPYQIR, from the coding sequence ATGCAAACCCTCTATGTATCTCAACAAGGCTGTTACGTATGTGTCAAAGGAGAAGAATTACTGGTGAAACAAAAAGAGAAGATTTTGGGGACGGTGCAATTGCCGTTGTTGGAAATGGTGCTGATTTTTGGTCAGTCTCAGATGACAACTCAGGCGATTCGCTCTTGTTTGTGGCGCAATATTCCCATTGCCTATTTATCTCGAATGGGCTACTGCTATGGCCGCATTTTACCCATTGAGCGGGGCTATCGTCAGTTGGCTCGCTATCAGCAACTGTTGACTTCTGTTGACCGCTTGTTGGTGGCGCGACAGATGGTTCAGGGCAAGTTACGCAATTCTCGGACGATTTTATCTCGGCAAAATCGCCGTCGCCCGGTTCTGGATTTACAGGGAATTTTGCAACAGTTGGAGTATCTGACAGATAAGGCGGGACGGGCTGAAAGTCTGGACCAGTTACTGGGGTATGAAGGGGCTGGGGCGGCTCAGTATTTTTCTGGGTTTGGTGAGTCCTTACAGGGGCGAGATTTTGTCTTTATGGGTCGCTCTCGTCGTCCTCCTGGAAATCCGGTGAATGCCATGTTGTCGTTTGGCTATCAGGTCTTGTGGAATCATTTGTTGACGTTGATTGAGTTACAGGGACTAGACCCCTATTTGTCCTGTTTACATGAAGGTCATGATGGTCATGCGGCGTTAGCCTCTGATTTGATTGAGGAGTTTCGCGCTCCTTTTGTGGACTCGTTGGTGTTGTATTTGGTGAATCGGAATATGATGAGTGCCACGGATGATTTTATTCATCATCAGGGTGGCTATTATTTGAATGATACGGGACGGCGCAAGTTTTTGAGGGCTTTTTTACTGCGGATGGAGGAGACGGTGACTGATGAGTCGGGACAGGAGCAGCCAAAGTGGGATCTGTTGCAGCAACAGGTGAAGGCGTATAAACGCTTTGTCTATAAGCCGGTGTTGGGCTATAGCCCCTATCAAATTCGCTAG
- the cas2 gene encoding CRISPR-associated endonuclease Cas2, translated as MFLYLVVYDIPNNKRRQKVHDFLKGYGQRVQYSTFECLLPRAKFVELQDRLQGRVNLEEDNIRFYPLSRHTLFQVQVWGVGPPVTEFPDSVII; from the coding sequence ATGTTTTTGTATTTGGTGGTGTACGATATCCCCAATAATAAGCGACGCCAAAAGGTTCATGATTTTTTGAAGGGTTATGGACAGCGTGTTCAATATTCGACCTTTGAATGTCTGTTACCTCGGGCGAAGTTTGTTGAGTTGCAGGACCGATTGCAGGGACGGGTGAATTTGGAGGAGGATAATATTCGCTTTTATCCTCTGTCTCGTCATACGTTGTTTCAGGTGCAGGTTTGGGGAGTTGGTCCTCCGGTGACGGAGTTTCCAGACTCTGTGATTATTTAG
- a CDS encoding reverse transcriptase N-terminal domain-containing protein, whose product MSKHTHSESWKTLPSKKFRRNLFRLQCRLWKAIRIGDRSKANNLQTLILRSRSARFLAIRQITQLNAGKKTAGVDGNTNFQKSCHRCL is encoded by the coding sequence ATGAGCAAACATACTCATAGCGAATCTTGGAAAACATTGCCCTCGAAGAAATTTCGGCGCAACCTATTCCGCCTGCAATGCCGATTGTGGAAAGCGATTAGAATTGGCGACCGCTCAAAAGCCAATAACTTGCAAACGCTCATTCTGAGATCCCGGAGTGCTAGATTTTTGGCTATCCGTCAGATAACCCAGCTTAACGCCGGAAAGAAAACCGCCGGAGTCGATGGTAATACCAATTTTCAGAAGTCGTGCCATAGATGTCTGTAG
- a CDS encoding type III-B CRISPR-associated protein Cas10/Cmr2, producing the protein MTQYWQAKLQGLLNTPVLSPLYPQDSTHLHDDWHRFELPPLSEDSPEPEAAPSALADAITAASDRAAIRHLNLPITYSNNGLTISHLLSGANQTLKLQNDRPLLTDPTPYLQEKQAALRAAIPEGLQDDPKALFWWFWRCLPVEVCRQFQDEALMLLPADPQFPDASIWTHTSMTAAFTGALTGDQRQPSEDGPKGDRPYLASFTFSPIQELIKASRKIRDFWAGSWVLHYLCAKVAYKLAQTYGPDSLLYPSLYQQPLIDLWLRQDYPNFRPWIDPPSDRALLTAGFPNVLMLVLPKQRVKAAMQTARQTLLQAWMEIADEVLGELQQKRHWLPHLKSDASSWGFWLKTQWQTYWSAVPIGEEGEPLSQPSQASNPNLDTWINQQNRIYPQAQLFPLAELQFLQSAQPPDNPGELNIGSWWADIFGHARASLSQIKNARTWELPTAFGPRSTISGVGPVVHPGPDWISEQDSKRHWRREAGFFDGIEALNATETLKRGLEKVLPQLLNRDGSQRIAPYYPDLTSGVAGYLRTHPDHQPYYQQVCQTLLSHPQFPWLEAAIADMKGKWGIPLIDESHDNLKDHPPRLLNPGWLVEDADDETIQQLQRQLDQEQDSQLSQTYRQQLLQRRRDYREQLQQELDQHYPNNNPSDWYVLAAGDGDGMSDWLKGKKMGPYGDYLPQALRDSGDPSLQEFLTLPKRMGPATHSALSRSLLDFSNQLVPYLTERRYAGRLIYSGGDDILAYSNLWEWDRWLWDIRQCFRGQADPEFNPAGQYWQWRGDDLPQDGQGRPLLSRRPLFTLGERSTISFGLVIAHHSVPLAIALGHLWDAETGAKDHQSPGPNGQPQGKDALQVRVLYGSGNCVTATSKFSSFQQWQTLMTLTPDQPSLFELAASLWSDHPAPKRAAIAPWTQAFCQRRDSFSGDPNAQQAVQQALQGFIEGLWDQTDPKDLDGELKAWLKLAAFVQRKRTITLNP; encoded by the coding sequence GTGACCCAATATTGGCAAGCCAAACTCCAAGGACTCCTCAATACTCCCGTCCTCTCTCCCCTCTATCCCCAAGACTCCACCCATCTGCACGATGACTGGCATCGCTTTGAGCTTCCCCCCCTCAGTGAAGACTCCCCAGAGCCGGAAGCCGCCCCCTCGGCCCTGGCCGATGCCATCACCGCCGCCAGCGATCGCGCGGCCATCCGCCATCTCAACCTGCCCATCACCTACAGCAACAACGGACTCACCATCTCCCACCTCCTCTCGGGAGCCAACCAAACCCTAAAACTCCAGAACGATCGCCCCCTCCTCACAGACCCCACCCCCTACCTCCAGGAGAAACAAGCCGCCCTGAGAGCCGCCATCCCCGAGGGACTCCAGGACGACCCCAAAGCCCTCTTTTGGTGGTTCTGGCGTTGTCTGCCCGTCGAAGTCTGCCGGCAATTCCAAGACGAAGCCCTAATGCTGCTGCCCGCCGACCCCCAATTTCCCGACGCCTCCATCTGGACCCATACCAGCATGACCGCCGCCTTCACCGGGGCCCTCACCGGAGACCAGCGCCAACCCTCAGAGGACGGTCCAAAAGGCGATCGCCCCTATCTCGCCAGCTTCACCTTCTCCCCCATCCAAGAACTCATCAAAGCCAGCCGTAAAATCCGGGACTTCTGGGCCGGCTCCTGGGTTCTCCACTACCTCTGCGCCAAAGTCGCCTACAAACTGGCCCAAACCTACGGTCCCGACAGTCTCCTCTACCCCAGCCTCTACCAACAGCCCCTCATCGACCTCTGGCTCCGCCAAGACTACCCCAACTTCCGCCCGTGGATTGACCCACCGAGCGATCGCGCCCTCCTCACCGCCGGCTTTCCCAACGTCCTCATGCTCGTCCTGCCCAAACAGCGAGTCAAAGCGGCCATGCAAACCGCCCGCCAGACCCTCCTGCAAGCCTGGATGGAAATTGCCGACGAAGTCCTCGGGGAACTGCAACAGAAACGCCATTGGCTGCCCCACCTCAAAAGCGACGCCTCCAGTTGGGGCTTCTGGCTCAAAACCCAATGGCAAACCTACTGGAGTGCCGTCCCCATCGGAGAAGAAGGAGAACCCCTCAGCCAACCCAGCCAAGCCAGCAACCCCAACCTAGACACCTGGATTAACCAACAAAACCGTATCTATCCCCAAGCCCAACTCTTCCCCCTCGCCGAACTGCAATTCCTGCAAAGCGCCCAACCTCCAGACAACCCCGGCGAACTCAACATCGGCTCCTGGTGGGCCGACATTTTCGGTCACGCCCGGGCCAGCCTCAGCCAAATCAAAAACGCCCGCACCTGGGAACTCCCCACCGCCTTCGGGCCTCGCTCCACCATCTCCGGCGTCGGACCCGTCGTCCATCCCGGCCCCGATTGGATCTCCGAACAAGACAGCAAACGCCATTGGCGACGAGAAGCCGGGTTCTTCGACGGGATCGAAGCCCTCAACGCCACGGAAACCCTCAAACGGGGACTCGAAAAAGTCCTGCCCCAACTGCTGAACCGGGACGGCTCCCAACGAATTGCCCCCTACTATCCCGACCTCACCTCCGGAGTCGCCGGCTACCTACGCACCCATCCCGACCATCAACCCTACTATCAACAGGTCTGCCAAACCCTCCTGAGCCACCCCCAATTCCCCTGGCTCGAAGCGGCCATCGCTGACATGAAAGGCAAATGGGGCATTCCCCTCATTGACGAGAGCCACGACAACCTCAAAGACCATCCCCCCCGTCTCCTCAACCCCGGTTGGCTCGTCGAAGACGCCGACGACGAGACCATCCAACAGCTACAACGCCAACTCGACCAAGAACAAGACAGCCAACTCAGCCAAACCTACCGACAACAACTCCTGCAACGGCGACGAGACTACCGCGAACAACTGCAACAGGAACTCGACCAGCACTACCCCAACAACAACCCCAGCGACTGGTATGTCCTCGCCGCCGGAGACGGGGACGGCATGAGTGACTGGCTCAAAGGCAAAAAAATGGGACCCTATGGCGACTATCTCCCCCAAGCCCTCAGGGATAGCGGCGACCCCAGCCTGCAAGAGTTCCTCACCCTGCCCAAACGCATGGGACCCGCCACCCACAGCGCCCTCAGCCGCTCCCTCCTGGACTTTTCCAATCAACTGGTTCCCTACCTCACCGAGCGCCGCTATGCCGGCCGACTCATTTATAGTGGTGGGGATGACATTCTCGCCTACAGCAACCTCTGGGAATGGGACCGTTGGCTGTGGGATATTCGCCAATGCTTCCGAGGTCAGGCAGACCCAGAGTTTAACCCCGCCGGTCAATACTGGCAATGGCGAGGAGACGACCTACCCCAAGATGGCCAGGGTCGGCCCCTCCTCTCCCGTCGCCCCCTCTTCACTCTCGGAGAACGCTCCACCATTAGCTTTGGCTTGGTCATCGCCCATCACTCCGTTCCTCTGGCGATCGCCCTGGGTCATCTCTGGGACGCCGAAACGGGAGCCAAAGACCATCAAAGTCCCGGCCCCAACGGTCAGCCTCAAGGCAAAGATGCCCTACAAGTGCGAGTTCTCTACGGTAGCGGCAACTGCGTCACCGCCACCAGCAAATTTAGCAGTTTCCAGCAGTGGCAAACCCTCATGACCCTCACTCCAGACCAGCCCTCCCTCTTTGAACTAGCCGCCAGCCTCTGGAGTGACCATCCGGCCCCCAAACGAGCCGCCATTGCCCCCTGGACTCAGGCCTTCTGTCAGCGTCGAGATAGCTTCTCAGGAGACCCCAACGCCCAACAGGCCGTTCAGCAAGCCCTACAAGGTTTCATCGAAGGTCTCTGGGACCAAACCGATCCCAAAGACCTCGACGGAGAACTCAAAGCCTGGCTCAAACTGGCCGCCTTTGTCCAACGCAAGCGCACCATCACCCTTAACCCTTAG
- a CDS encoding type III-B CRISPR module-associated Cmr3 family protein: MPWYTLTPTDVWLFRDAKPFAPGERAWASGASFPPNGDAIAAAIRQLRQQDDHLTLRGPFLCRTQPQPELYFPSPLGFLGTTPLIPYPWHPQGDRIAALWDDNAPAPLLPPNLDQVPEANPKGDGKLRQYLPAAAIQTYLETGTIPDSHWRLGDDEDKEPWSQETRSHNAIQSETRTVKLADGYFVENAIRLHPNWALAIQLDCELDSPSTLRLGGEGHRAVLERCDPLDAQWQALQTQSHANFQRQDPSIAYLITPGVFERHHTSKNGHNHGFRTGRATCRPYPWEWKLAPSRHQNQPNPDQRDSGLVSFASGSAVPISRRLRQKNTSPNARDSSVPAPQVFAAPPGSLYYLNQPQPLYQDRDDINPKTRRWRQLGYSELLWVVPPPS, encoded by the coding sequence ATGCCTTGGTATACCCTCACCCCCACCGACGTTTGGCTATTTCGGGATGCCAAACCCTTCGCCCCTGGAGAACGGGCCTGGGCCTCCGGGGCCAGCTTCCCCCCCAACGGGGATGCGATCGCCGCCGCCATTCGCCAACTACGACAACAAGACGACCACCTCACCCTCCGAGGTCCTTTCCTCTGCCGAACCCAGCCCCAGCCAGAACTCTACTTCCCCAGTCCCCTCGGATTTCTCGGCACCACCCCCCTCATTCCCTATCCCTGGCATCCCCAGGGCGATCGCATTGCCGCCCTTTGGGATGACAACGCCCCCGCCCCCCTCTTACCTCCCAACCTCGACCAAGTCCCAGAGGCCAACCCCAAAGGCGATGGCAAACTACGCCAATACCTCCCCGCCGCCGCCATTCAAACCTACCTAGAAACAGGAACCATCCCCGACAGCCATTGGCGGCTTGGGGACGACGAAGACAAAGAACCCTGGAGTCAAGAAACCCGCTCTCACAACGCCATCCAATCGGAAACCCGAACCGTCAAACTAGCCGACGGCTATTTCGTGGAAAACGCCATCCGCCTTCACCCTAACTGGGCCCTCGCCATCCAACTCGACTGTGAACTCGACAGTCCCAGCACCCTACGCCTCGGCGGAGAAGGACACCGGGCCGTCCTAGAACGCTGCGACCCCCTCGACGCCCAATGGCAGGCCCTCCAAACCCAATCCCACGCCAACTTCCAGCGCCAGGACCCCAGCATCGCCTATCTCATCACCCCCGGAGTCTTTGAACGTCACCACACGAGCAAAAACGGACATAACCACGGCTTCCGCACCGGTCGGGCCACCTGTCGCCCCTATCCTTGGGAATGGAAACTCGCCCCCAGTCGGCATCAGAACCAACCCAACCCAGACCAGCGCGACTCCGGATTAGTCAGCTTTGCCAGCGGTAGCGCCGTCCCCATCAGTCGCCGTTTACGACAAAAAAACACCAGTCCCAATGCCCGCGACTCCAGCGTTCCCGCCCCCCAAGTCTTTGCCGCCCCCCCCGGTAGTCTCTACTACCTCAACCAACCCCAACCCCTCTATCAAGACCGAGATGATATCAACCCCAAAACTCGCCGCTGGCGGCAACTGGGCTACTCAGAACTCCTCTGGGTTGTCCCCCCACCCAGCTAA
- the cmr4 gene encoding type III-B CRISPR module RAMP protein Cmr4: MKPNYTYLFLLSPLHTGGTTQEGNLLGIAREAHTDFPYIPSSSIRGRLRASIHQSKDLQSQLFGTDLNDTQELSQGSIWIGDGALLWVPISSLSHGVIWVSCPSLLRRWSKFQGNLQTSIPEEYSTNLSTQKAIYLKDAILKPGSLKEFPNWSDFIPKDPATSGITRVIVLPDNHYKTLVQMGLWRQVKVKLDQSKTVDGGFRYEEAIPPDTLMYYTWGLTSQASNDDTAQEQFLQMLSQRDIMQIGGQESLGRGFVQQWCPPNA, encoded by the coding sequence ATGAAACCGAACTATACCTATCTCTTTCTCCTCTCCCCCTTACACACCGGCGGAACCACCCAAGAAGGCAATCTCTTAGGCATCGCCCGAGAAGCCCACACCGACTTTCCCTATATTCCTTCGAGTAGCATTCGCGGTCGTTTACGAGCCTCCATTCACCAAAGCAAAGACCTCCAATCTCAGCTTTTTGGCACCGACCTCAACGACACCCAAGAGCTTAGCCAAGGCAGCATTTGGATTGGCGACGGCGCCTTACTTTGGGTTCCCATTTCCTCCCTCAGTCATGGCGTAATCTGGGTCAGTTGCCCTAGCCTGCTGCGTCGTTGGTCCAAATTTCAAGGCAACCTGCAAACCTCCATCCCCGAGGAGTACAGCACCAATTTATCGACCCAAAAAGCCATTTATCTCAAAGATGCCATCCTCAAACCCGGCAGTCTTAAGGAGTTCCCCAACTGGAGCGATTTTATCCCCAAAGACCCTGCCACCTCCGGCATCACGCGGGTGATTGTACTGCCAGACAACCACTATAAAACCCTCGTCCAAATGGGCTTATGGCGGCAAGTTAAAGTCAAACTCGACCAATCCAAAACCGTGGATGGCGGCTTCCGCTATGAAGAAGCCATCCCCCCAGATACCCTCATGTATTACACCTGGGGACTCACCAGTCAAGCCAGCAACGATGACACCGCTCAAGAGCAATTTTTGCAGATGCTGAGCCAACGTGACATCATGCAAATTGGGGGACAAGAAAGTTTAGGACGAGGATTTGTTCAACAATGGTGTCCACCGAATGCGTAA